One Burkholderia gladioli genomic window, CAGGCCGACAACGAGGTCGGCTTCGGCCGCGAGCTGTTCGGCGTGTTCCGCGCCGCGGCGATGCCGGCCGAGGCGGGCGCCTCGGTGTTCGGCGCGTTGGTCGGCGAAACCACGCACGTCGGCGTGGGCGTGGCGCACTGAGCGCCCACTGATATCCTCGCGAACCGCAACGAGACGAATCCAGTTACAGGAGAAGCAGCAGATGAAGACGATCCACGACATCGTGAAACTCGGCCCGGTGATTCCGGTCCTCGCGTTCGAGACGGTTGAGCAGGGCGAGCACGTGTCGCGCGCGCTGCACGCGGGCGGCGTGAAGGTGCTGGAGATCACGCTGCGCACCGAGGCGGGCCTGAAGGCGATCGAGCGCGCCAGCCAACTGGCCGACGACATCGTGGTCGGCGTGGGCACCATCACGCGTCCCGAGCATTGCGCCCTGGCCAAGAAGGCCGGCGCGCAGTTCGGCGTCTCGCCGGGCCTGACGCGCGACATGCACCAGGCCGCCAAGGACGCGGGCCTGCCGCTGCTGCCCGGCGTGATGACGCCGACCGACATCATCGCCGCGCTTGAGCTCGGCTACGAGGTGGTGAAGTTCTTCCCGGCCCAGCAGGCCGGCGGCATCCCGATGCTGCAGGCCTTCCACGGCCCGTTCCCGACGCTGAAGTTCTGCCCGACCGGCGGCATCAGCGCGCAGAGCGCACCCGACTTCCTCAAGCAGCCGAACGTGGTCTGCGTCGGCGGCTCCTGGCTCACGCCGAAGGCGGCGCTGGCCGCGCAGGACTGGGCCGAGGTCACGCGCTTGGCCCAGGCGGCCAGCCAACTGCCGCGCTGAACGTTCGCGCGCGATCCGTGCGGCCGGGCGACATGCCCGCGGCGGCCGCGCGGGAGCGCTGCTTGCATGGGCCGGGCACGCCTGCCGCGTGATCATCACGCCAGGCCGCACCGGCCGGCTCGCCTGCCGCCGATCCCATGTTCCCGGCTTGCCGGCGAGCCGCGGCCTGCCTCCATCCATTCCCCGCTTCCCCTATAGTGATCCGCGCCAGCGTGAGCTCGCTGCAGGCCCGTCCGGCATCGCGTACGATTCCTCAGACTTGGCTGCTTTTATAGGGGTTTTTGCGCATGGAACCGGTTCTATCGCGCACCGCGAAACGAAAGTAGAATTCAGCGTCCTGTAGGGCGCCGGCGGCGTGCCTGCAGGCCCATTGAAGAAGGCCGGGCGTCGTTGCTCGCCTGCCCGGTGCCAACAATCCAAGGAGGAGTCCATGGGGGCTGTTCAAGGCAGCATGCTGCTGGTTTGCGCGCTGATCGCGATCGTCTTGCTGATCGTCA contains:
- the eda gene encoding bifunctional 4-hydroxy-2-oxoglutarate aldolase/2-dehydro-3-deoxy-phosphogluconate aldolase, which encodes MKTIHDIVKLGPVIPVLAFETVEQGEHVSRALHAGGVKVLEITLRTEAGLKAIERASQLADDIVVGVGTITRPEHCALAKKAGAQFGVSPGLTRDMHQAAKDAGLPLLPGVMTPTDIIAALELGYEVVKFFPAQQAGGIPMLQAFHGPFPTLKFCPTGGISAQSAPDFLKQPNVVCVGGSWLTPKAALAAQDWAEVTRLAQAASQLPR